One stretch of Streptomyces agglomeratus DNA includes these proteins:
- a CDS encoding C40 family peptidase: MAARGEDLVKAARGYLGTPYVWGGTSPGGFDCSGLIQYVYGKAGIQLPRVTYEQINVGHSVQPNKLRPGDLVFFDTDRKRTGPDHVGIYMGGGKFIHAPRPGSAVKISSLADSYYMDRWMAGRRIPGVAADASSGGGYAEEVAPRLDAHELAETYGMSYAFFKSQPSLMKLLNGAVAGQWTPEKFSAEVKNSSWWKKNSDTVRQAQLLSKTDPATYKATMEGARVSARQMAVEMGAILSQKKTDELARNMVHLGWQQAQVQNFLGQYVKFSKDHTLGGVAGQAAKAIKAEAYNLGVSVTEQSILNNAQYLVRGLTTMEKIQGSMREQAAGLYPAFGEQIMAGASMNELAQPYVQVLAEELQIPHTDVNVFTPKIKAAINRVDAKGQPAPMGLSEFTDMVRNDPSWRKTSAAADKTLNIGRQVLSDMGLGF; encoded by the coding sequence ATGGCAGCTCGTGGAGAAGACTTGGTCAAGGCGGCCCGGGGTTACCTGGGCACGCCGTACGTCTGGGGCGGCACCAGCCCGGGGGGCTTCGACTGCTCCGGGCTAATCCAGTACGTGTACGGCAAGGCGGGTATCCAGCTGCCTCGCGTCACGTACGAGCAGATCAACGTGGGCCACAGCGTTCAGCCCAACAAGCTGCGCCCCGGTGACCTGGTCTTCTTCGACACGGACCGCAAGCGGACGGGTCCGGACCACGTGGGCATCTACATGGGCGGTGGGAAGTTCATTCACGCCCCCCGCCCTGGGTCGGCGGTGAAGATCAGCTCCCTGGCTGACAGCTACTACATGGACCGGTGGATGGCGGGCCGCCGGATACCCGGCGTGGCCGCTGACGCGTCCTCCGGAGGCGGGTACGCCGAAGAAGTCGCCCCGCGGCTGGACGCTCACGAGCTGGCCGAGACGTACGGCATGTCGTACGCCTTCTTCAAGTCCCAGCCCAGCCTCATGAAGCTGCTGAACGGCGCCGTAGCCGGTCAGTGGACCCCAGAGAAGTTCAGCGCCGAGGTCAAGAACAGCAGCTGGTGGAAGAAGAACTCGGACACCGTGCGTCAGGCACAGCTGCTCTCCAAGACGGACCCCGCGACGTACAAGGCCACCATGGAGGGCGCCCGGGTCTCTGCCCGGCAGATGGCCGTGGAGATGGGCGCCATCCTCTCTCAGAAGAAGACGGACGAGCTGGCCAGGAACATGGTCCATTTGGGCTGGCAACAGGCCCAGGTGCAGAACTTCCTGGGGCAGTACGTCAAGTTCTCCAAGGACCACACCCTGGGTGGCGTCGCCGGCCAGGCGGCCAAAGCGATCAAGGCCGAGGCATACAACCTCGGAGTCTCCGTCACCGAGCAGTCCATCCTGAACAACGCGCAATATCTGGTGCGCGGGCTGACGACCATGGAGAAAATCCAGGGCTCGATGCGCGAGCAGGCGGCCGGGCTCTACCCGGCCTTCGGGGAGCAGATCATGGCGGGCGCGAGCATGAATGAGCTGGCGCAGCCGTACGTCCAGGTGTTGGCGGAAGAGCTTCAGATCCCGCACACAGACGTCAATGTCTTCACGCCGAAGATCAAGGCGGCCATCAACAGGGTGGACGCCAAGGGGCAGCCGGCCCCCATGGGGCTGAGTGAGTTCACGGACATGGTGCGCAACGACCCGTCCTGGCGGAAGACGTCCGCCGCGGCGGACAAGACCCTGAACATCGGCCGTCAGGTCCTGAGTGACATGGGGTTGGGCTTCTGA